The sequence TACACAACACTCATCACTATGGCACATTAGGAGTGTACAAGAAGTTAGATTGGAATGTCCCATACGAAAATCCGACACTTGTGCAATTTGCTACGTAATAAAATACTTCGCCTTGGTAACCAATTAAAAACACACAAAGGAGACAGACGTTCTATTAAAAATATACTGAAGTCCGGTCGTTACGTAAGGGAGTTTCTACAGTTTGTGGCGTTACGTCAAATTTGTAACAGTTTTAGGAaatgggaggaggaggaaaaccaaaacaaaaacaaaaaaaaagttggccaattttttttttcccccagcacGATTCTCTTGGCTGAATCAAAAAGATTCAAAAACAGCAGTTAATGAATCTTTATATAGGACTtcgttatttctttattttacaaaagcctgatgtatataaaaaaaaaaataaggagtggtaaaaaaaaacccaaaaaaacaagtaCTGGGAGCGTCCGACACACCGGCATCACCAGGATTATTTATAAACCgttgacaaaaaaaacacaatctgaTTGAGAAGCGTCGTAGGGAACTGGACTGAGTGCAAAAAGATCCTTTGGCTTCTTGGTTTCAATACTTGGCTTTAAAACACTGAACTGATGCAGACAAAACGAGAACCAACAcgatgacgacgtctcagatgacACGGACCCAGACATTGGGACCAAGACTGAAGACAAGAGACGCCGGGCCCGGGATACACCAGGACTCCAGCCGCCGCCGTACATTTATTCACAGAGTCAGGCAGGACTGCCCAGCCACGTGGCAGCTCCGGAGCCGCCTGCTGGGCAGCAGCTGATTGACGTTAGTTTATGGCCTGGGTTTTAGGGATCAGTAACCGATGCTGTTACAATGGTATTGTGCCCATTGTCCATAATGCAAGGCATCTGGGCGTAAAATTCTCCCCAACAGCGAATTCTCCCTTTAGCAGAATAGTGATGCAAACAGAGCATTCAAGttctttggtaaaaaaaaaaaacaagtgaaaaaataaaataaaaaataaatcccgccaaaacaaacaaaaaaaaatacaaacgctacaaaaaaaaaaataaaaaaaaaattgtccctccTTCTAATGGCTTGTATTATGGATAGAATTACACAAAGCGAAGAGATTCCTAATGGGTCGGCGCGCCTGTATGGACATTCTGAAGACATCTTCGTCCATTTACCCCTCCCATGTGGCGGTAGCACCATCTAATAAATTATATTGGACTGGAGTGCCAACCGCAGCCAAGGGTCCCTGAAAAGGACAGCGTGGTTTGAAATAAAAGGGGCTGCGTCAGATTCCCATAATACTTTAGTAAAATATGCCTAAGACCCCCCCCATTTATAAATGAATGTTGAGTGATCAAACATGGACAACAAGGAGTCCAACGAGATAAGGGCAAGTCATGGGTGTCTTACACACGGTAAGGGCAGCTATTTTATGGACCAACTAGTATTCAACTGAACAGGGCGACCCCATGACTAGATGGGCAttttgcagaatcagactacatggGCAATGGGTTCAAGTCATGGAAGATGCTGGTTTTTGTGgattcagaaaataaaaaacggACCCGGGCAAAGGGCTTGGAATGACAGAATCCGTCTATGGCAATGGACCCCCTAGTTGCACTGCAGTTCTAATCTGTGCAGAAAATGGAGGCAACTTTGGTCTTGGTAAGATTTTGCCTAGAAAAACTTACACTAGATGAGAAGAtgatgcacataaaaaaaataaaaaataattatgatcataaaatacaaccccccccccccagtcacgTAAATAAATTTGGTTTTCGAAACACTTTTTTTaccccatgaaaatgaaaaattgggaaaaaaattaaataaaaataaaataaaaaataataatcattggTATAGATTAaagattaaacttttttttcctttttacgtgGAAACCAGAAGCCCCCGGTATCATCTCAGTAGGGACCTGCTCAGTGTTTGAAGAGAAAAGACAGATGTTCACGAGTTACTACAATATGATACAAGGCTTTTTATCcttgaaggggttttctgacGCAGGAATGCCCATGAGTAACGGGTCGTTCTTGGCATGTTCATCACAGTAGCGCATTAGATCAGCGGATGCTTTGGAAATCTGAAGAGGGagtggaaaataaataaattgctttACTTTGCTAGTAATATTATCAAAACAGTAAAATTCCATTAATCTGGAAATCCTGCTACTCCGGCATGCATGGAAAAGAATCTAAATCCAGGAGCAGGACTTGACCCAACACCCCGGCCCCTGACCCCTCTGCATCTCTTGGCTCCTCAGACTTCACGGCCAGCCCCGTCGCTATAATATCAGGTCATGCGGCCGCTGAGGAGTCGAGAGGTGACGTGAACCCACCGTTGCAGGGGCAGGAACGGTTGGGATATTGGAATTATCCAGAACATataacgttacctttattctttcTATGGACGCCTCCACTTTCAGTTGCTGGACGGTTCTCCGTGCTTGTGCGATGTTATTTGTGCTGGTTGTTTTGGTAGACATCTTTGGTGAAGTCTAAGAATGGAGAAAATTGAAAGAAagagaacatttttaaaaatggatCTCAGAAAGTTC is a genomic window of Rhinoderma darwinii isolate aRhiDar2 chromosome 7, aRhiDar2.hap1, whole genome shotgun sequence containing:
- the GNG12 gene encoding guanine nucleotide-binding protein G(I)/G(S)/G(O) subunit gamma-12, producing MSTKTTSTNNIAQARRTVQQLKVEASIERIKISKASADLMRYCDEHAKNDPLLMGIPASENPFKDKKPCIIL